The following coding sequences lie in one Mercenaria mercenaria strain notata chromosome 5, MADL_Memer_1, whole genome shotgun sequence genomic window:
- the LOC123558359 gene encoding ly6/PLAUR domain-containing protein 6-like, whose product MEYFVPGVVLVFFVSMTAKSSSMHIQIEYGNFEALTCYTCPLKKDNEECNNWAPDIPCPLRHTVCKTVHRINDRTGESLQVDKFCALPEQCSNDHVGCKGTSNEGEIECVSCCTVSYCNVAVPYNVSTSHTLSASLIPSAASDVARINFPLVVVALMTLTF is encoded by the exons ATGGAATACTTCGTACCGGGTGTTGTGTTGGTGTTTTTCGTTTCCATGACAGCAAAATCTTCCAGCATGCACATCCAGATAGAGTATGGTAATTTTGAAG cGCTGACATGTTACACGTGCCCTCTGAAAAAGGACAACGAAGAATGCAATAACTGGGCGCCCGACATCCCCTGTCCACTCA GACACACTGTATGTAAGACAGTACACCGTATAAACGACAGAACCGGAGAAAGTCTACAGGTTGACAAGTTCTGCGCCTTGCCAGAACAATGTAGCAACGATCACGTAGGCTGCAAGGGTACCTCCAATGAAGGAGAAATT GAATGTGTATCTTGCTGTACGGTATCCTATTGCAACGTCGCTGTACCATACAACGTTAGTACGTCACATACGTTATCCGCCTCTTTGATACCTTCAGCTGCAAGTGACGTGGCCAGAATCAACTTTCCATTGGTTGTTGTAGCATTGATGACGTTGACTTTTTGA